A single window of Doryrhamphus excisus isolate RoL2022-K1 chromosome 5, RoL_Dexc_1.0, whole genome shotgun sequence DNA harbors:
- the LOC131129192 gene encoding uncharacterized protein LOC131129192 isoform X1 translates to MAPLTSTSGCPDCSILLGKIHELEERITTMHRVREAELLMDTITFRLPSPRSESTTHQASLAASTDSPPLPLHDVLHDRPDVSLAVPPAAPNAAAVLPGDKPKSLATSTPAKLSPRPKSSGRVSVVNFTPAPRRHLASLTSTIPAAESPPPHVTSPPHVTPPLPPVQASSAPPRPLFPPTTIIIGDSITRNIRFFNAITYCFPGATVPLIHSKLVDIVERSLPPSVRRIIVHVGCVDAFRRQSEITKVQFNNIFQFLRKTGKTIFISGPLSPHNRGYGIFSRILSLHTWLQSATNSLSLNYIDNFDLFWGRKSFFNPDGLHPSKLGSRILTVHLQHAVHSA, encoded by the coding sequence ATGGCCCCACTTACCTCCACTTCCGGCTGCCCTGACTGCTCGATCCTCCTGGGAAAAATCCACGAGTTGGAGGAGCGCATTACTACCATGCACAGGGTCCGCGAGGCTGAACTCCTAATGGACACCATCACTTTCCGTCTCCCATCTCCACGGTCCGAATCTACCACACATCAAGCCTCTCTCGCTGCCTCAACGGATAGTCCACCTCTCCCGCTGCATGATGTCCTCCACGATCGGCCGGATGTTTCCCTCGCTGTCCCCCCGGCAGCTCCCAACGCCGCAGCCGTCTTGCCGGGGGATAAACCCAAGTCCTTGGCGACCTCCACCCCAGCTAAACTGTCACCCAGGCCAAAAAGCTCTGGTCGCGTCTCTGTTGTGAACTTCACCCCTGCACCACGGCGCCATCTTGCCTCTTTAACTTCTACCATTCCAGCTGCGGAGTCGCCCCCACCCCATGTGACCTCGCCACCCCATGTGACACCGCCGCTGCCACCTGTCCAGGCTTCTTCGGCACCGCCCCGTCCCCTCTTCCCTCCAACCACCATCATCATTGGGGACTCCATCACGAGGAACATTCGCTTCTTCAACGCCATAACATACTGTTTCCCCGGAGCCACTGTCCCCCTCATCCACTCAAAGCTTGTTGACATTGTTGAGCGATCTCTCCCCCCATCTGTCCGTAGAATAATTGTACACGTTGGCTGCGTTGATGCCTTCCGCCGTCAGTCTGAAATTACCAAAGTGCAgttcaataatatttttcagTTCCTTCGCAAAACTGGCAAGACTATCTTCATTAGTGGCCCTCTCTCACCTCACAACCGCGGGTATGGTATATTCAGTCGTATTCTCTCCCTCCACACATGGCTCCAGTCTGCTACAAACTCCCTCTCTCTTAACTATATTGACAACTTCGATCTTTTTTGGGGCCGGAAATCCTTTTTTAATCCTGACGGCCTCCATCCTAGCAAGCTTGGCAGTCGGATTTTAACAGTACACTTACAACACGCTGTTCACAGTGCGTGA
- the LOC131129192 gene encoding sterile alpha motif domain-containing protein 3 isoform X3, with the protein MPVGKSKKSEEKNKSFYGVIRADFRAHFEMSFCPRSLAQRRPSTVYRQTKTSSAADTLMSPQAKLRIILQDHEIRKLDLPDGIPDTVDELESIVREKFGLDGNFTLHYKDADFGEEYFSLTSTSDIKDKDTIKVVNIVEPPTVTLTFTDGDSSFESASVASLPNSETSVHPASSSCSSGSQDTLILSSPEQVTHRTQCWPTTFPVPNFAYDTELVLASGNEVFKKDGIQLNFATILPDILEKLAESIFLYVAYPTSAQFNNVAEALIQKHPCLKEPGSYNGCYAWQQRLKYSIKWPAIDLN; encoded by the exons ATGCCTGttggaaaatcaaaaaaatcagaagaaaaaaacaagagttTCTATGGAGTAATACGAG CCGACTTCCGCGCACATTTCGAAATGTCCTTTTGCCCGCGCTCTCTCGCCCAGCGCCGCCCCTCGACCGTTTATCGTCAGACAAAGACGTCTTCTGCTGCAG ATACCCTGATGTCTCCTCAAGCCAAACTTCGGATCATTCTTCAGGACCATGAAATTCGCAAACTGGACTTACCGGATGGAATCCCTGATACTGTGGATGAACTTGAGTCTATTGTGAGGGAGAAATTTGGGCTTGATGGGAACTTTACCTTGCATTATAAGGATGCTGACTTTGGAGAGGAATATTTTTCTCTTACCTCAACAAGTGACATCAAGGACAAGGATACCATTAAGGTGGTTAACATTGTTGAACCTCCTACAGTTACTCTGACCTTTACTGATGGGGACAGTTCCTTTGAAAGTGCATCAGTAGCCTCGCTCCCTAATTCTGAGACCTCTGTCCATCCTGCTAGCAGCAGCTGTTCCTCTGGATCGCAGGACACACTGATTCTTTCATCACCTGAACAGGTTACTCACCGTACACAGTGTTGGCCCACTACATTTCCTGTACCTAATTTTGCTTACGACACAGAGCTTGTGCTGGCCTCAGGAAATGAAGTTTTCAAGAAGGATGGAATTCAGCTCAACTTTGCCACAATCCTTCCAGACATCCTTGAGAAGCTGGCTGAAAGCATCTTTCTGTATGTTGCCTACCCCACTAGTGCACAGTTTAACAATGTTGCTGAGGCACTGATTCAGAAGCATCCTTGCCTTAAAGAACCAGGGTCATATAATGGATGCTACGCATGGCAACAAAgactaaaatacagtataaaatgGCCAGCTATAGATCTAAATTGA
- the LOC131129192 gene encoding uncharacterized protein LOC131129192 isoform X2, which yields MLRMATKTKIQYKMASYRSKLRGLGCPELDVNSLRKKRAHEKAPAKNIKKPRRAEVNYLPPHPQGETEGTLEHVRLELLDEVKKRNNCQVISEKMAKTFSIRRQEVVNQAPQICDIRDRWPALFDATQINEEFRRITTGCLERTFMAKLDQYTPKIMALVSSRGGAAKMKIQHIKNMLLEDQSVESRREAAIRSLIVYLREQEEDLFKEQLNGDEVMKIVVSRGASEPANATVVIEGAEVLDGLTVPRACALLMGLMYALNLSYPKELKSTFEVFQKIFLELDALRASPKVMSLKAKSKSIKSIFYSSKVQILKICTQVKYLSKFTPLLSTTDYM from the exons ATGCTACGCATGGCAACAAAgactaaaatacagtataaaatgGCCAGCTATAGATCTAAATTGAGAGGGCTAGGATGCCCTGAGCTTGATGTGAACTCTCTCAGAAAGAAGCGAGCGCATGAGAAAGCCCCTGCAAAGAATATCAAAAAGCCAAGAAGGGCAGAGGTGAACTATTTACCTCCTCACCCACAAGGAGAAACAGAAGGAACTTTGGAACATGTAAGATTGGAGCTCCTTGATGAAGTAAAGAAGAGGAACAACTGCCAGGTCATCAGTGAGAAAATGGCAAAGACTTTCTCCATTCGCAGGCAGGAAGTTGTCAATCAAGCACCACAAATCTGTGACATAAGAGACCGATGGCCGGCTCTTTTCGATGCAACTCAG ATAAATGAAGAATTCAGAAGGATCACCACTGGTTGCCTTGAGAGAACATTCATGGCAAAACTGGACCAGTATACCCCAAAAATAATGGCACTGGTGTCCTCAAGAGGGGGAGCTGCAAAAATGAAGATTCAGCACATAAAGAACATGCTGCTAGag GACCAGTCGGTAGAAAGTAGGAGAGAAGCTGCAATCCGTAGCCTAATCGTGTACCTGAGAGAACAGGAGGAGGATCTCTTTAAAGAACAGCTG AATGGTGATGAAGTGATGAAGATTGTTGTGAGCAGAGGGGCATCTGAACCAGCCAACGCAACAGTGGTGATTGAGGGAGCAGAAGTCCTGGATGGCCTGACTGTCCCAAGAGCATGTGCCTTGCTCATGGGACTAATGTATGCACTCAACCTGAGTTACCCAAAAGAACTGAAAAGCACTTTTGAGGTATTTCAAAAGATATTCCTTGAGCTGGATGCTCTGAGAGCAAGTCCCAAGGTAATGTCTCTAAAAGCTAAGAGTAAAAGTATTAAATCAATTTTCTACTCGAGTAAAGTACAAATCCTTAAAATCTGTACTCAAGTAAAGTACTTAAGTAAATTTACTCCGTTACTTTCCACCACTGATTATATGTAA